The following are from one region of the Salvia splendens isolate huo1 chromosome 2, SspV2, whole genome shotgun sequence genome:
- the LOC121789577 gene encoding protein ARV 1-like yields MASRVTTSEEERTTTDFRCVRCGFPVKTLYIQYSPGNIRLVKCGNCKAVADGYIECEVMILILDLILHKPKAYRHVFYNMFSKETVNFESLLWKLVLVYGMLDIYKMWVLSTNEKEYTMPASFTSFLLEFGKMLTGVMFANLIFISVLFCCTRKLLSSATIFHGWKHMLFVVVVSSYFKLFVLAMMVWEFPSSVIVIIDVFVLSSNTVALKVITNSVMSRSLLVCALAHGLKCFTSRSKAFGLQS; encoded by the exons ATGGCGAGCCGTGTTACTACTAGTGAAGAGGAACGTACTACTACTGACTTCCGATGTGTGCGGTGTGGATTTCCTGTCAAAACACTGTACATTCAGTATTCTCCAGGAAATATTCGCCTCGTGAAATGC GGAAATTGCAAGGCTGTTGCTGATGGGTACATCGAGTGTGAAGTAATG ATTCTCATCCTTGATTTGATTCTGCACAAGCCCAAAGCGTATCGGCATGTATTCTACAATATGTTCAGTAAAGAGACTGTAAATTTTGAG AGTTTGTTGTGGAAATTGGTGCTGGTGTATGGTATGTTGGATATCT ACAAAATGTGGGTTTTGAGCACAAATGAGAAGGAATACACCATGCCTGCGAGTTTTACGTCATTTCTTCTGGAATTTGGGAAG ATGCTAACTGGTGTAATGTTTGCGAACCTCATATTTATTAGTGTGTTGTTCTGTTGCACAAGAAAGCTTCTCAGCTCAGCAACTATTTTTCATGG GTGGAAACATATGCTGTTTGTAGTCGTTGTTTCAAGTTACTTCAAGCTCTTTGTTTTGGCCATGATG GTCTGGGAATTCCCTTCCTCTGTGATTGTAATCATTGACGTGTTTGTCTTATCATCCAACACTGTGGCGTTAAAAG TGATCACCAACTCAGTGATGAGTAGATCCTTGCTTGTGTGTGCCTTGGCACATGGTTTGAAGTGTTTCACCAGTCGGAGCAAAGCGTTCGGTCTGCAAAGCTAA